The proteins below come from a single Deinococcus radiotolerans genomic window:
- a CDS encoding EAL domain-containing protein has product MTSAASSDLQPNDARLRELLAVADPMVVSDAVQAESLLREAYALALHVGDVRSQALALTLLGATFYFRSQYHQALAVLTQAQEAADLAQDSALQSRVANNMGICAVALGRYADGIHWYQRSLDVAQAHGDDAGRARTLSNVGLIHVELGDYELALEIFEQVMSLTHSAEERHSPSMSSNAINMVYSYYHVGKPQEALSLALEHLPVVQALGIRQHEVVLRAWMVPCLVATGQTAEAARQAEALLPLAEQVNDHEQLANVRMFYGQALAQMGQLDAAYEQLQLALGEARRHEIRTPERLALLHLSRVHADRGEWQQAYETLQSHEELSRSLQAQTVERKAKVLSAQMQLEILRREAEVERRRNTELTQANVALQAAQDTLQYRATHDALTGLVNRAHFQAEVAQALDAEESTRFGILFLDLDRFKEVNDTLGHDVGDELLQAVARRLTQSVRAGDLVARMGGDEFTVILRNLRSDQDIDRVAQKILNQLVQPVQVKGHTLHVTASIGAAVAPRDGQDVTTLQRHADIAMYRAKQAGKNGVRLYHPAMGEAAAERVDLERDLRQALDGQQFTLYYQGQFDGATGALQGFEALVRWQHATQGLLLPGKFIGMAEETQLILPLGAWVLQEACRQAAAWHAVTPGLTISVNVSAVQFEHPGFSAAVREALERSGLPPGCLILELTESAVLRDPAAAAAQLTHLKRLGVRVALDDFGTGQSSLSLLHSLPIDELKIDRSFVQSANRVLLEVMLHLAQGLNLRVVAEGVETADQQALLRTLGCDSLQGYLLARPGPAEDARSLLTL; this is encoded by the coding sequence GTGACCTCGGCTGCTTCCTCTGACCTTCAGCCGAATGACGCGCGGCTCCGTGAGCTTCTGGCTGTGGCCGATCCGATGGTCGTGTCGGACGCGGTGCAGGCCGAGTCACTCCTGCGTGAAGCCTACGCTCTGGCCCTGCACGTGGGTGACGTACGCTCGCAGGCGCTCGCCCTGACACTGCTGGGCGCCACGTTCTATTTCCGCTCGCAGTACCACCAGGCTCTGGCCGTGCTGACCCAGGCGCAGGAAGCGGCGGACCTCGCGCAGGACAGCGCTCTCCAGTCGCGGGTGGCGAACAACATGGGCATCTGCGCCGTGGCGCTGGGCCGGTACGCGGACGGTATCCACTGGTACCAGCGCAGCCTGGACGTCGCGCAGGCGCATGGGGATGATGCGGGCCGGGCCCGCACGCTGAGCAACGTGGGCCTCATTCACGTGGAACTGGGCGACTACGAGCTTGCACTCGAAATCTTCGAGCAGGTCATGAGCCTGACGCATTCCGCTGAGGAGCGCCACTCTCCGAGCATGTCCTCCAACGCCATCAACATGGTGTACTCGTACTACCACGTGGGCAAACCGCAGGAGGCGCTCTCACTGGCGCTGGAGCACCTGCCGGTGGTGCAGGCCCTGGGCATCCGGCAGCATGAGGTGGTGCTGCGCGCCTGGATGGTGCCCTGCCTGGTCGCGACCGGTCAGACGGCCGAAGCGGCGCGGCAGGCCGAGGCCCTGCTGCCCCTCGCGGAGCAGGTGAACGATCACGAGCAGCTCGCCAACGTCCGGATGTTCTATGGACAGGCGCTGGCTCAGATGGGGCAGCTGGACGCCGCGTACGAGCAGCTGCAACTGGCGCTCGGGGAGGCCCGCCGCCACGAGATCCGCACGCCTGAACGCCTGGCGCTGCTGCACCTCAGTCGCGTGCACGCCGACCGGGGCGAGTGGCAGCAGGCGTACGAAACACTCCAGTCGCACGAGGAACTCAGCCGGTCCCTGCAGGCGCAGACGGTCGAGCGCAAAGCGAAGGTGCTGAGCGCGCAGATGCAACTTGAAATTCTGCGCCGTGAAGCAGAAGTGGAGCGCCGCCGCAACACCGAGCTGACGCAGGCCAACGTGGCCTTGCAGGCCGCTCAGGACACGCTGCAGTACCGCGCGACACACGACGCCCTGACCGGCCTGGTCAACCGGGCGCACTTCCAGGCGGAGGTGGCGCAGGCGCTGGATGCGGAGGAGTCCACCCGGTTCGGGATTCTGTTTCTCGATCTGGACCGCTTCAAGGAAGTCAACGATACGCTGGGCCACGACGTCGGGGATGAACTACTCCAGGCTGTCGCCCGGCGCCTGACGCAGTCGGTCCGCGCCGGTGACCTGGTGGCGCGCATGGGCGGCGACGAGTTCACGGTGATCCTCCGGAACCTGCGCAGCGATCAGGACATCGACCGTGTCGCCCAGAAAATTCTCAACCAGTTGGTTCAGCCCGTTCAGGTCAAGGGCCACACCCTGCACGTGACGGCCTCCATCGGTGCCGCCGTCGCCCCGCGCGACGGGCAGGACGTCACCACCCTCCAGCGGCACGCCGACATCGCCATGTACCGCGCCAAGCAGGCAGGCAAGAACGGCGTGCGCCTCTACCACCCGGCCATGGGTGAGGCCGCGGCTGAACGCGTGGACCTGGAACGCGACCTCCGGCAGGCTCTGGACGGCCAGCAGTTCACCCTGTATTACCAGGGCCAGTTTGATGGCGCCACCGGCGCGCTTCAGGGTTTTGAGGCGCTGGTCCGCTGGCAGCATGCCACCCAGGGCCTGCTTCTGCCGGGCAAGTTCATCGGCATGGCTGAGGAGACGCAGCTGATTCTGCCGCTCGGCGCGTGGGTGCTGCAGGAAGCCTGCCGGCAGGCCGCCGCGTGGCACGCCGTTACTCCGGGGCTGACCATCAGCGTGAACGTCAGCGCGGTGCAATTCGAGCATCCGGGCTTCAGCGCAGCCGTGCGTGAGGCCCTGGAACGCTCTGGCCTCCCACCCGGGTGCCTGATTCTGGAACTGACGGAAAGTGCCGTGCTGCGCGATCCGGCGGCGGCGGCGGCGCAGCTGACGCACCTTAAGCGCCTTGGCGTCCGCGTGGCGCTGGATGATTTCGGAACGGGGCAGAGCAGCCTCAGCCTGCTCCACAGCCTGCCCATCGACGAGCTGAAGATTGACCGGTCTTTCGTTCAGTCCGCGAACCGCGTGCTGCTGGAAGTCATGCTGCACCTCGCGCAGGGCCTGAACCTGCGGGTGGTTGCCGAAGGCGTGGAAACTGCGGATCAGCAGGCGCTGCTGCGGACGCTGGGTTGCGACAGCCTGCAGGGGTACCTCCTGGCGCGTCCAGGGCCAGCGGAGGACGCGCGGTCCCTGCTGACCCTGTAG
- a CDS encoding KGG domain-containing protein, whose protein sequence is MDPERQREIASEGGRAAQESGSAHQLTQEEASEGGRAAHESGNAHEFTSEEAREAGRKGGEASHSGGNQGGSGSQRGGSSEQHAEAGRQSHKND, encoded by the coding sequence ATGGACCCGGAACGTCAGCGCGAAATCGCTTCGGAAGGCGGCCGGGCCGCCCAGGAGAGCGGGAGCGCCCACCAGCTCACGCAGGAAGAAGCCAGCGAAGGCGGCCGCGCCGCACACGAAAGTGGGAACGCCCACGAGTTCACCAGTGAAGAAGCCCGCGAGGCAGGCCGGAAGGGGGGCGAGGCGTCCCACAGCGGAGGCAACCAGGGCGGCAGCGGGAGCCAACGTGGAGGCTCTAGTGAGCAGCACGCCGAAGCAGGGCGTCAGAGTCACAAGAACGACTAA
- a CDS encoding GNAT family N-acetyltransferase, which yields MTYITESPTLDTLPDIYALHADLAERNRLLSVLRENLAAGRNRLENLLILRSDRGIEGTALVSPAVQVPYFPRLRPDVTEEAMTLLARTLRDRAESERRLILQNDLAPLHREAVEAAGWQYSSTEVAYDTDLTARTYALDPRAQEGDESMLLRPDVQALIHALGSQLQQFSGGFRDGWTVVALPGDEVGEPLLALGAYGPAKPGYGGVDMIGVHPQARGQGLGTRLNAHLLARLAERFTQHGGLTSADNHAMRRILQKNGSRHTATQMYFQ from the coding sequence ATGACATACATCACCGAATCACCCACGCTGGACACCCTGCCCGACATTTACGCCCTTCATGCTGACCTGGCCGAGCGAAACCGCCTGTTGTCCGTTCTACGTGAGAACCTGGCTGCGGGCCGCAATCGCCTGGAGAATCTGCTGATCCTCCGCTCGGACCGTGGCATCGAGGGCACCGCCTTGGTATCTCCCGCGGTGCAGGTGCCCTATTTCCCTCGCCTGCGCCCGGATGTCACCGAAGAGGCCATGACCCTCCTGGCGCGCACCCTGCGGGACCGGGCCGAGTCGGAGCGGCGGCTGATCCTGCAAAACGACCTCGCGCCGCTGCACCGTGAGGCGGTCGAAGCGGCCGGCTGGCAGTACAGCAGCACGGAAGTCGCGTACGACACGGACCTGACCGCCCGGACGTACGCGCTCGACCCACGCGCGCAGGAGGGCGACGAATCAATGTTGCTTCGGCCCGACGTGCAGGCTCTCATTCACGCGCTCGGAAGCCAGCTCCAGCAGTTCAGCGGCGGATTCCGCGACGGGTGGACGGTGGTGGCCCTGCCCGGTGATGAGGTCGGGGAGCCCCTCCTGGCGCTCGGCGCGTACGGTCCAGCCAAACCAGGGTACGGGGGCGTGGACATGATCGGCGTCCACCCGCAGGCGCGCGGTCAGGGCCTCGGCACGCGGCTGAACGCCCACCTGCTGGCGCGCCTTGCGGAACGGTTCACCCAGCATGGCGGGCTGACCTCGGCGGACAATCACGCGATGCGCCGAATTCTCCAGAAGAATGGGAGCCGCCACACCGCCACCCAGATGTACTTCCAGTAG